In Eleutherodactylus coqui strain aEleCoq1 chromosome 11, aEleCoq1.hap1, whole genome shotgun sequence, a single window of DNA contains:
- the SPI1 gene encoding transcription factor PU.1 isoform X3, translating into MVPASRMDGFTLITTHSEELVPYEPEVYRPTPEYYQYLSDSESHVSFLEHYWEYTPHLHGDLDGFPDPQLTELQSVQPPQLQQLYRHMELEQMHVLDPGMTTPHPLLPLTHQVSYVPRVCVPYPSSVPASSEEDDHERRSPPLEVSDGELDPRDSSYGMLLGESGSKKKIRLYQFLLELLYNGDMKESIWWVDKDKGTFQFSSKHKEALAHRWGIQKGNRKKMTYQKMARALRNYGKTGEVRKIKKKLTYQFSGDVLHKMYTGRKHFHH; encoded by the exons acacattcagaagagctgGTTCCCTATGAACCGGAGGTATACCGGCCTACCCCTGAATACTATCAGTATCTCAGCGACAGTGAGAGCCACG TTTCCTTCCTAGAACATTACTGGGAGTACACCCCACACCTACATGGAGATCTTGATGGGTTCCCGGATCCCCAGCTCACGGAACTGCAAAGTGTACAACCCCCACAGCTGCAACAGTTGTACAGACACATGGAACTAGAACAAATGCATGTCTTGGACCCTGGAATGACCACTCCACATCCACTCTTACCGCTGACACACCAG GTGTCATATGTTCCTCGCGTTTGTGTGCCATACCCGTCTTCTGTACCAGCCAGCTCAGAAGAAGATGACCATGAAAGGCGCAGTCCCCCTTTGGAAGTATCAGATGGAGAACTGGACCCACGAGACTCCAGTTATGGGATGCTTCTTGGAGAATCAG GAAGTAAGAAGAAGATTCGACTATATCAATTCCTTTTAGAATTACTGTATAACGGAGACATGAAAGAGAGCATTTGGTGGGTCGATAAAGACAAAGGAACTTTTCAATTCTCCTCCAAGCACAAAGAAGCTCTTGCACATCGGTGGGGTATTCAAAAAGGCAACCGCAAGAAGATGACCTACCAGAAGATGGCCAGAGCATTGCGTAACTATGGGAAGACTGGAGAAGTGAGGAAGATCAAGAAAAAGTTGACATATCAATTCAGCGGAGACGTTCTGCACAAAATGTACACCGGGAGGAAGCACTTCCATCATTGA
- the SPI1 gene encoding transcription factor PU.1 isoform X4, which produces MVPASRMDGFTLITTHSEELVPYEPEVYRPTPEYYQYLSDSESHEHYWEYTPHLHGDLDGFPDPQLTELQSVQPPQLQQLYRHMELEQMHVLDPGMTTPHPLLPLTHQVSYVPRVCVPYPSSVPASSEEDDHERRSPPLEVSDGELDPRDSSYGMLLGESGSKKKIRLYQFLLELLYNGDMKESIWWVDKDKGTFQFSSKHKEALAHRWGIQKGNRKKMTYQKMARALRNYGKTGEVRKIKKKLTYQFSGDVLHKMYTGRKHFHH; this is translated from the exons acacattcagaagagctgGTTCCCTATGAACCGGAGGTATACCGGCCTACCCCTGAATACTATCAGTATCTCAGCGACAGTGAGAGCCACG AACATTACTGGGAGTACACCCCACACCTACATGGAGATCTTGATGGGTTCCCGGATCCCCAGCTCACGGAACTGCAAAGTGTACAACCCCCACAGCTGCAACAGTTGTACAGACACATGGAACTAGAACAAATGCATGTCTTGGACCCTGGAATGACCACTCCACATCCACTCTTACCGCTGACACACCAG GTGTCATATGTTCCTCGCGTTTGTGTGCCATACCCGTCTTCTGTACCAGCCAGCTCAGAAGAAGATGACCATGAAAGGCGCAGTCCCCCTTTGGAAGTATCAGATGGAGAACTGGACCCACGAGACTCCAGTTATGGGATGCTTCTTGGAGAATCAG GAAGTAAGAAGAAGATTCGACTATATCAATTCCTTTTAGAATTACTGTATAACGGAGACATGAAAGAGAGCATTTGGTGGGTCGATAAAGACAAAGGAACTTTTCAATTCTCCTCCAAGCACAAAGAAGCTCTTGCACATCGGTGGGGTATTCAAAAAGGCAACCGCAAGAAGATGACCTACCAGAAGATGGCCAGAGCATTGCGTAACTATGGGAAGACTGGAGAAGTGAGGAAGATCAAGAAAAAGTTGACATATCAATTCAGCGGAGACGTTCTGCACAAAATGTACACCGGGAGGAAGCACTTCCATCATTGA
- the SPI1 gene encoding transcription factor PU.1 isoform X1: MYRSLADAGDRMNVPWNIIPCKTHSEELVPYEPEVYRPTPEYYQYLSDSESHVSFLEHYWEYTPHLHGDLDGFPDPQLTELQSVQPPQLQQLYRHMELEQMHVLDPGMTTPHPLLPLTHQVSYVPRVCVPYPSSVPASSEEDDHERRSPPLEVSDGELDPRDSSYGMLLGESGSKKKIRLYQFLLELLYNGDMKESIWWVDKDKGTFQFSSKHKEALAHRWGIQKGNRKKMTYQKMARALRNYGKTGEVRKIKKKLTYQFSGDVLHKMYTGRKHFHH, from the exons acacattcagaagagctgGTTCCCTATGAACCGGAGGTATACCGGCCTACCCCTGAATACTATCAGTATCTCAGCGACAGTGAGAGCCACG TTTCCTTCCTAGAACATTACTGGGAGTACACCCCACACCTACATGGAGATCTTGATGGGTTCCCGGATCCCCAGCTCACGGAACTGCAAAGTGTACAACCCCCACAGCTGCAACAGTTGTACAGACACATGGAACTAGAACAAATGCATGTCTTGGACCCTGGAATGACCACTCCACATCCACTCTTACCGCTGACACACCAG GTGTCATATGTTCCTCGCGTTTGTGTGCCATACCCGTCTTCTGTACCAGCCAGCTCAGAAGAAGATGACCATGAAAGGCGCAGTCCCCCTTTGGAAGTATCAGATGGAGAACTGGACCCACGAGACTCCAGTTATGGGATGCTTCTTGGAGAATCAG GAAGTAAGAAGAAGATTCGACTATATCAATTCCTTTTAGAATTACTGTATAACGGAGACATGAAAGAGAGCATTTGGTGGGTCGATAAAGACAAAGGAACTTTTCAATTCTCCTCCAAGCACAAAGAAGCTCTTGCACATCGGTGGGGTATTCAAAAAGGCAACCGCAAGAAGATGACCTACCAGAAGATGGCCAGAGCATTGCGTAACTATGGGAAGACTGGAGAAGTGAGGAAGATCAAGAAAAAGTTGACATATCAATTCAGCGGAGACGTTCTGCACAAAATGTACACCGGGAGGAAGCACTTCCATCATTGA
- the SPI1 gene encoding transcription factor PU.1 isoform X2 produces the protein MYRSLADAGDRMNVPWNIIPCKTHSEELVPYEPEVYRPTPEYYQYLSDSESHEHYWEYTPHLHGDLDGFPDPQLTELQSVQPPQLQQLYRHMELEQMHVLDPGMTTPHPLLPLTHQVSYVPRVCVPYPSSVPASSEEDDHERRSPPLEVSDGELDPRDSSYGMLLGESGSKKKIRLYQFLLELLYNGDMKESIWWVDKDKGTFQFSSKHKEALAHRWGIQKGNRKKMTYQKMARALRNYGKTGEVRKIKKKLTYQFSGDVLHKMYTGRKHFHH, from the exons acacattcagaagagctgGTTCCCTATGAACCGGAGGTATACCGGCCTACCCCTGAATACTATCAGTATCTCAGCGACAGTGAGAGCCACG AACATTACTGGGAGTACACCCCACACCTACATGGAGATCTTGATGGGTTCCCGGATCCCCAGCTCACGGAACTGCAAAGTGTACAACCCCCACAGCTGCAACAGTTGTACAGACACATGGAACTAGAACAAATGCATGTCTTGGACCCTGGAATGACCACTCCACATCCACTCTTACCGCTGACACACCAG GTGTCATATGTTCCTCGCGTTTGTGTGCCATACCCGTCTTCTGTACCAGCCAGCTCAGAAGAAGATGACCATGAAAGGCGCAGTCCCCCTTTGGAAGTATCAGATGGAGAACTGGACCCACGAGACTCCAGTTATGGGATGCTTCTTGGAGAATCAG GAAGTAAGAAGAAGATTCGACTATATCAATTCCTTTTAGAATTACTGTATAACGGAGACATGAAAGAGAGCATTTGGTGGGTCGATAAAGACAAAGGAACTTTTCAATTCTCCTCCAAGCACAAAGAAGCTCTTGCACATCGGTGGGGTATTCAAAAAGGCAACCGCAAGAAGATGACCTACCAGAAGATGGCCAGAGCATTGCGTAACTATGGGAAGACTGGAGAAGTGAGGAAGATCAAGAAAAAGTTGACATATCAATTCAGCGGAGACGTTCTGCACAAAATGTACACCGGGAGGAAGCACTTCCATCATTGA